A window of Cytobacillus sp. FSL H8-0458 genomic DNA:
CATGAGATTGTCGGGAAGCTGGTCCTTGTCTGTGTACAAAAGGGATGCTTCCTTGGAGATTTGCCGCTTGATGATTTCAAGAATGCCCATCCGTTGTTCGAAGAAGATATTTATGAAGTACTGGATCCATATACAGCTGTCAAAAGAAGAAATAGTGCAGGCGGAACAGGCTTCAAACAAGTAAGCATCGCGATTGAAAAAGCGAAGGAATACCTCGGCACTAAAGAATTTGCCAATAAATAATTAAAAAAATGGCGCTGCAGCTTACAGCGCCATTTTTTCTATTCTCCTTCTTTATCCGTTCTGACTACGAGGACATCACAGCGGGCATAGCGGGTAATATGTTCAGATACACTGCCGATGATGAAACGTTCAACTGCGTTCATGCCGGTTGCACCGCAAATAATCAGGTCAACATTGTGCTTTCTGGCAATATCCTTTGGAACCTTCACTTTTGGGGAACCATAATCGACTTCATATGTCACATTTTCGATGCCTGCATCCATAGCCGTCCTTTTGTATTTTTCCATTAATTCAGTTGCGAAACGGTCAGCCCTTTCAGCTATTGTACGGTCATAGGCTTCAACAGTGGCGAACGTGCGGGTATCAATGATATGTGCCAATACCAGAGAAGCGTTATTGCGCTTCGTAATTTCAATTGCCTTTTTAAATGCCCATTCTGCTTCCGTTGAACCATCTACAGCGACTAATATGTTTTTATACTTCATGCCCATTTGAATCTCCTCCTTTACCTATATTATACATCTATAAAAATTGAATATCTGTAACAAAAAATCGAACAATAGTAAGGCTGATAAAAATTTATTAAAGGAGCAGATAAGCATGGAAAAGAGAGAACCACAAGCAGGATCCGCGTATTTCTTTGATGAGCAGGGTACAAATGAAGTTAGTGCACAGATCATGAATGCCTATAACAGCGGGGTTATTGATCAGCCAAATGCCGAGTTTGACATGGAAGCTCACGAACGGAATGAAGGCAATCTGCGGTGAGAATGAAAGCTCTCATAAATAAATGAGGGCTTTTTATATGCGGTTTGGGGGAGAAAAATAGGCGAAGGAATTGTATACTTTTCCCTAAAATAGCCATATAAAGTTAATAGCGGTATCACTAAAAATACGGAGGTATGCGGGAATGCGTATCGGAGTACCAAAAGAAGTAAAAAACAATGAAAACAGGGTTGCCATGACTCCTGCCGGTATCATGAATCTTATCCAATTTGGCCATGAAGTCTTTATAGAAACGGGTGCCGGGATCGGATCGGGCTTTTCTGACAGCGACTATATGAGTGCAGGCGCACATATTGTTCAGACTGCGGAAGAGGCATGGGCTATGGAAATGGTCATGAAGGTAAAGGAGCCGATACAGAGCGAATATGTTTATTTTCGGGAAGGGTTAATTCTCTTTACATATTTGCATTTGGCTGCTGAACCTGATTTGACAAGTGCTTTAATAAATAAAAAGGTTGCAGGCATTGCTTATGAAACAGTCCAGCTTCCCAGCAGGACTTTGCCTTTATTGACTCCAATGAGTGAAGTAGCCGGAAGAATGGCAGCTCAGGTAGGAGCACAGTTCCTTGAAAAAATACATGGCGGGAAGGGAATCCTGCTATCGGGGGTCCCGGGTGTACAGCGTGGGAATGTTACTATAATCGGCGGCGGGGTAGCTGGGACTAATGCTGCAAAGATGGCAATTGGTCTTGGTGCCAAGGTGACCCTGATCGATTTGAATCCAGATCGCCTTCGGCAGCTTGATGATATCTTTGGAAGAGAAGTAACAACTTTAATTTCAAATCCTTATAATATCGCTGAAGCTGTTAAGGATTCAGATCTTGTCATTGGAGCTGTACTGATTCCGGGTGCTAAAGCTCCTAAGCTTGTGACGGAGGAAATGATCAAAACGATGAGCCAGGGTTCTGTTATCGTGGATATCGCAATTGATCAGGGAGGGATTTTTGAAACAACCGATCGAATCACTACCCATGACCATCCCACATATGAAAAACATGGTGTCGTTCATTATGCGGTAGCCAATATGCCGGGGGCAGTTCCAAGAACATCAACTCTCGCACTGACAAACGTGACGGTACCTTATGCAGTTCAAATAGCAAATAAAGGCTACAAACAAGCATGTCTGGATAATGAGGCATTATTAAAGGGAGTCAATACATTAAATGGCTACGTGACATACAAGGCGGTAGCTGAGGCCCATAGCCTTGACTATTCAGATGCGAGAACACAACTAGAGCAGCAATAGGAAAGATGAAGGCACCCGCTTATCGGCGATACTGATCTAATTTAGAATTTATATAAAAAATCCGGGGCTGATTAGCTCCGGATTTTCTGTGGAATTTGTTCAACTCACTATTTAATAATCTGAAGTTCTTTCGGGAACTTGGTCAAAATTTCTACTCCGTCTGCTGTTACAGCAAGGTCATCTTCAATCCTCACTCCGGCAATACCTGGTACATAGATACCCGGTTCGATGGTGAAGACCATACCTTCTTCAAGCACAAGCGGGTTTGTTTCTGTTAATGAAGGGTACTCATGCACACTCACACCCAGCCCATGACCCAATCGATGCGGGAAATAGTCGCCGTAGCCGGCTTCTTCTATCAGGTTTCTTGCTGTCAGGTCAATATCTGCGCAAGTGACTCCCGGCTTGCTCGCTTCCACCGCTGCAAGCTGAGCTTTTAAGACCGTATCATAAATTTCTTTCTGTTTATCATTGATATCACCGTAAGCTACAGTTCTTGTAATATCTGAGCAGTAACCATTCCAGACAACTCCGAGGTCAAACAGGACTAAGTCCCCTTTTTGAATCTTTGTCATACCTGGTGTGCCATGAGGGGAAGCTCCGTTAGCCCCCGTCAGGACCATGGTAGAAAAAGACATTTCATTAACGCCTTTTTTCTTTAACGCGTACTCTACAGCAGCCAGAACATCCAGTTCAGTTTTTCCTTCCTGGATCTCGGCACAGCCTGTTTCAATCGCAAAATCTGCCAGTGCACATGCTTCGCGAATGGTTTCCAATTCTTTTTCATCTTTAACCATTCGAAGCTGGCGAAGCTTTGCTTCTGCCGAAACGAATGAAGCACCGCTGAACAGGCCGGAGATGGCTTCATAGCGCTCCACATTCATATGCTCTTTTTCAATTGCTGTTTTATTTACTATTCCGATTCTTTTATGTATGGATGACTGTATAAATTCCCAAGGGTTTTGAATATCGCTGTAGCCAATAATTTCATGGCTCCAGCCTGCTTTTTTGGCATCTTCTTTTTCCATAGCCGGACATACGAGGAATGGCTCTTCTTCCTGGAAAACAGCCAGTCCAAGCAAGCGTTCATGAGGGTCGCTTAAAAAGCCGCTTAAATAAAAAACATTATCCGGTGATGTTACAAAAGTGACTTGTATATCATTTTCCTTCATCCACTGTGACAGTTTCTGCAATCTGTTATTCATAGTGAACCTCCTTATGTACTGATACTTTGAGAGTAGCAACTAAATAAGAAAAAGTAAACTTTTTAAACATTGCCAATTCGGGTATATATTAAAAGGAAGCAGGAATAACTTGTTTTTCGTTGAAGTAACTTACATAACATAAAAATAGAGAGGAGCATAAAATTGAAAGTATCATTTCATGGCCATGCTGTAGTAAAAATCGAATCACAGGGAAAAACCATCTTAATAGATCCTTTTATTACCGGGAATGATTTGACAGACTTAAAAGCTGAGGATCAGAAGCCAGACGTTATCATTGTCACCCATGGACATGGTGACCATCTCGGGGACACGATTGAACTGGCAAAGCGCAATGATTCTCTTGTCATTGCCAACTTTGAGCTTGCCACTTATCTTGAGTGGCAGGGAGTAAGAGCGCATGGAATGTCTATCGGCGGCGGATATAATTTTGACTTTGGAAGAGTGAAGCTGACACCTGCATTTCATGGAACAGGCCTCGAGACGGAAAATCAGGAAATCATCTACCTGGGAATGCCTGCCGGTGTGCTTATCACATTAGAAGGAAAAACCATTTATCATGCAGGGGATACAGGACTTTTCTCTGATATGAAGCTAATTGGCGACCGCCATCCTATCGATTTGGCATTTCTTCCGATTGGAGACAATTTTACGATGGGGCCGGATGATGCAGCATACGCAGCAAAACTCCTTGGCGCCAAGAAGGTTATTCCCATTCACTTCAACACCTTCCCGCCAATCAGGCAGGATCCCCATAAATTCATCAGCATGCTCGAAGATGGGGTCGGGCAGGTTCTCGAAGCAGGGGAATCAATCGAATTATAATTTGAAAACGCAGCTTCTAATGGAGGCTGCGTTTGTTTTTTATAACTAAATTCGAATCATTTTCCCAGCCTGTCCGCATACATTTTAGGGAGGACAGGATAAAGGAGGAAGCGAAATTGAACAAAAACCGATATTTGCTGTGCCTGCTGCTGTGCGGCTTGATGCTTTATTATGCAGCTCCAAGAATGGGTGTATTTAATGGAGGAACTGAAGGGATTTTTGCCATCAGCTGGCTGGCCCTTGCCCTTTTTGTCATTGCCGGGAACCTGACTGCATTGCTGTATGCGCCGAAAAAAGCGGCTGTTTCGGGGAAGCAGGCGCGCAAATTGGCAGACATGAAGCGGGTGCGCTCCTTCGGCAGATAATGAAGATTGCCGGAGTCAATTGTATCAAGGCTTCTTTACCCTTATAATGAAAATGAGGAATAATTTGTAGAGGGTGAAAGTCTTGGCTACTAAGCATGAGCAAATATTACAATATATTGATGAACTGCCAATTGGAGAAAAGATATCGGTCAGACAGATCGCCAAGGCACTCGCTGTGAGTGAAGGAACGGCATACAGAGCGATTAAGGAGGCTGAAAATAAGGGATATGTCAGTACAATAGAACGTGTTGGGACAATAAGAATTGAGCGGAAAAAGAAAGAGAATATTGAGAAGCTTACTTTTGCAGAAGTTGTTAATATCGTTGACGGCCAGGTGCTCGGCGGAAGAGCCGGCCTCCATAAAACACTGAACAAATTTGTAATTGGGGCGATGAAGCTTGAAGCCATGATGAGATACACGGATGCCGGAAATCTGCTGATCGTCGGAAACCGGACCCAGGCACACGAATTGGCATTGAAGGCTGGCGCTGCTGTATTAATTACCGGGGGATTTGATACAGAAGACCATGTCAAAAAGCTTGCTGATGATCTGCAGATGCCTGTGATTTCAAGCAGCTATGATACCTTCACAGTGGCAACTATGATCAATCGGGCAATCTATGACCAGCTGATTAAAAAAGAGATTGTACTTGTTGAAGATATCCTGACTCCTCTGCAAGAGGCAATTTTTCTGCAAACAACCGATACCATTGCAGATTGGCTGACATATAACCGCGAAACCGGCCACAGCCGATTCCCTGTTGTCGACAATAATCTCAAGGTGCAGGGAGTTGTTACTTCCAAGGATATCATGGGACATGACAAGGAAACGCTTATCGAAAAAATCATGACTAAAAATCCAATGACAGTTGGCGGGAAAACGAGCGTTGCTTCTTCCTCGCACATGATGGTTTGGGAAGGAATTGAACTGCTCC
This region includes:
- a CDS encoding metal-dependent hydrolase, which produces MKVSFHGHAVVKIESQGKTILIDPFITGNDLTDLKAEDQKPDVIIVTHGHGDHLGDTIELAKRNDSLVIANFELATYLEWQGVRAHGMSIGGGYNFDFGRVKLTPAFHGTGLETENQEIIYLGMPAGVLITLEGKTIYHAGDTGLFSDMKLIGDRHPIDLAFLPIGDNFTMGPDDAAYAAKLLGAKKVIPIHFNTFPPIRQDPHKFISMLEDGVGQVLEAGESIEL
- a CDS encoding M24 family metallopeptidase is translated as MNNRLQKLSQWMKENDIQVTFVTSPDNVFYLSGFLSDPHERLLGLAVFQEEEPFLVCPAMEKEDAKKAGWSHEIIGYSDIQNPWEFIQSSIHKRIGIVNKTAIEKEHMNVERYEAISGLFSGASFVSAEAKLRQLRMVKDEKELETIREACALADFAIETGCAEIQEGKTELDVLAAVEYALKKKGVNEMSFSTMVLTGANGASPHGTPGMTKIQKGDLVLFDLGVVWNGYCSDITRTVAYGDINDKQKEIYDTVLKAQLAAVEASKPGVTCADIDLTARNLIEEAGYGDYFPHRLGHGLGVSVHEYPSLTETNPLVLEEGMVFTIEPGIYVPGIAGVRIEDDLAVTADGVEILTKFPKELQIIK
- a CDS encoding CBS domain-containing protein, yielding MATKHEQILQYIDELPIGEKISVRQIAKALAVSEGTAYRAIKEAENKGYVSTIERVGTIRIERKKKENIEKLTFAEVVNIVDGQVLGGRAGLHKTLNKFVIGAMKLEAMMRYTDAGNLLIVGNRTQAHELALKAGAAVLITGGFDTEDHVKKLADDLQMPVISSSYDTFTVATMINRAIYDQLIKKEIVLVEDILTPLQEAIFLQTTDTIADWLTYNRETGHSRFPVVDNNLKVQGVVTSKDIMGHDKETLIEKIMTKNPMTVGGKTSVASSSHMMVWEGIELLPVVDEGNKLVGIVSRQDVLKALQMIQRQPQVGETIDDIVTSQLVMTRGKTKGDDVYRCEVTPQMTNHLGTISYGVFTTIVSEAANRVLRSYKKGDLVVENMTVYFIKPVQIDSMLEIYPKVLEVGRKFGKVDVEVFNEGVLVGKAMMMCQLIDRH
- the ald gene encoding alanine dehydrogenase, with translation MRIGVPKEVKNNENRVAMTPAGIMNLIQFGHEVFIETGAGIGSGFSDSDYMSAGAHIVQTAEEAWAMEMVMKVKEPIQSEYVYFREGLILFTYLHLAAEPDLTSALINKKVAGIAYETVQLPSRTLPLLTPMSEVAGRMAAQVGAQFLEKIHGGKGILLSGVPGVQRGNVTIIGGGVAGTNAAKMAIGLGAKVTLIDLNPDRLRQLDDIFGREVTTLISNPYNIAEAVKDSDLVIGAVLIPGAKAPKLVTEEMIKTMSQGSVIVDIAIDQGGIFETTDRITTHDHPTYEKHGVVHYAVANMPGAVPRTSTLALTNVTVPYAVQIANKGYKQACLDNEALLKGVNTLNGYVTYKAVAEAHSLDYSDARTQLEQQ
- a CDS encoding universal stress protein, whose protein sequence is MGMKYKNILVAVDGSTEAEWAFKKAIEITKRNNASLVLAHIIDTRTFATVEAYDRTIAERADRFATELMEKYKRTAMDAGIENVTYEVDYGSPKVKVPKDIARKHNVDLIICGATGMNAVERFIIGSVSEHITRYARCDVLVVRTDKEGE